ATCGCTAGTACTGGCCAGTGCGTCGCCGCGTCGCCGCGCATTCCTGCGGTCGCTGGGGCTGAAGTTCCGCATCGTGCCCCCGGAACTTAACGAGACTCCCAACCGCGGGGAGCGGCCCGCGCACTATGCGCGCCGCCTCGCGGAGGACAAGGCCACCGAGGTGGCGGCCCGCGTCCGCGGTCCGGCCGTGATCATCGCGGCGGACACGATCGTGGTCCAAGGTCGGAAGATCCTGCAGAAACCCCGGGACCGGGCCGATGCCGCGCGCATGTTGCGGGCGTTGAGCGGCCGGTGGCACGCGGTGATATCCGGCCTGTGCGTGGCGCGCGCGGACGGCGGACGGATCGTCCGGATGCGCAGCCGAACGGTCCGGACCGCGGTTGAGTTCAAGAGGCTGACCCCCGGCGAGATCGCCGGCTACATCGCCACGGGCGAGCCGATGGACAAGGCCGGGGCGTACGCGATCCAGGGGATCGGCTCGTTCATGGTGCGGGCGATCCGGGGCTCCTACACCAATGTGGTCGGCCTGCCCGTCGCGGAAATGGTGGACATCCTCGAGCAGGATTTCGGATTGGTCCTGCACCTGCGGACGAAGTAACCGTTCCATTTTCCGCCGTCTTCCCGCTCATAATCCTGCTCGTACTCGTAATCGCCCCCCAAAAAACTCCGTATATCCTGCAGAAAGCGATTACGATTAGCATTACGATTACGACGGGTTGAACCCGGCCCGGCGTTCGCGTACTACAGCAGGTGTGTCTCGTAGTCGAGCAGGATTGCGCGCGGGTCGGACCGCAGGTGCTCGCTGACCGCGGCAAGGCGTTGTTCCACGACGTCCTTTTCCGCCGCCACGGTGACAAAGGCCAGCGTGGCCGCCTGCCAGAGGTCCTGCTGGTCCACCTCCGCGACGCTGACGTTCATCTTGTTCAGCGCCCGGTCCTTGAGGCTGCGCAGCACCATGCGCTTGTCTTTCAGCGAGTGCGATTCCGGGATGCTTAGCGTCGCCTGGAGCAATCCGATGACCATGGCCCCATCCTAGTCGGCCGCGCCGCTCATGAAAAGCGGCGTTTTCTTGAAGCGTCTCCAGGTCTTGCGAGGAGCCGAACGACGGGCTCCGCCCCGCGCCGGGCGGTTGAGCCGCGAGGTCCTGGTCGGTTTCTGGACAGGGCATAGGGGGTGTCGCGCAAGACGCCCCGCACGGCGGCGGGGGGCGGGTTCGATGCCGATCCGCGTACGGCACAAACCCTAGGCCATACTTTGTAAAGTATGGCCGAGGGTTGGGCGGGTGACTCGTGGCCGAAGGCGCCGCGGCTCCTGGGCGCGCAGGCCATGAAACGCAAAAAAGCCCTTAAAATAACAGCATTATTTACTTCGTGCCGGGCACAGCGCCTGCCGATGAGTATACGCTTTGTTGCCAGACGCGTCGAAGAGGGGCTAGGCCATACTTTGCAAAGTATGGCCTAGCCGGTGGTCGGGAGCGCCGGCGGCAGGCCCGGGGGCCATTGGTCTTGCCCAACCCCTGGGGCCGGCCTATAGTGGCGGCGCGATCATGAGCGAACGATTCGTCACCGATACCCTGAACAAGGCGGACACGGAGTTCGACATCAGCCTGCGGCCGGCCCGCTTCGCGGATTTCGTCGGCCAGCCCAAGGTCCGCGAGCGGCTGGAACTGTTCGTCGAGGCCGCGCGGGGGCGGGGCGACGTCCTCGGGCACGTGTTGCTTTCCGGTCCGCCGGGCCTCGGCAAGACCACGCTGGCCTACATCCTCGCCCACGCCATGGGCGTGAACATCAAGGTCACCTCCGGGCCGGTGATCGATAAGCCCGGCGACTTGGCCGGCCTGCTGACCAACCTGGAGAAGGGAGACTTCCTGTTCATCGACGAGATCCACCGGCTCCAGAAGTCCGTGGAGGAATATCTCTATGCGGCTATGGAAGACTTCGTTCTGGATATCGTCATCGACCAGGGCCCGCATTCGCGGTCGGTCCGCCTAAACCTGCCGCGCTTCACGCTGGTGGGCGCCACGACGCGCAGCGGGCTGCTGACCGCGCCCTTGCGCTCGCGGTTCGGCCTGACCGCAAGGCTGGATTACTACGAGGCGGAGGCGCTCCAGGAGATCATCACGCGCTCGGCCCGCATCCTGAACGTGGACGTCGAGCCGGACGGCGCGCGGGAGATCGCGGACCGCGCCCGGGGCACGCCGCGCATCGCCAACAACCTGCTGGCCTGGGTGCGCGACTACGCGCAGGTCAAGGCGGGCAACCGGATCACCCGCGACGTCGCCGACAAGGCCCTGTCCATGCTGGATATCGACGAGCACGGCCTGGACGAAATGGACAAGCGCATCCTGGAAACCCTGCTGCACAAGTTCAGCGGCGGGCCGGTCGGCGTGCATTCGCTGTCCGTCTCCGTCGGCGAGGAACCGGACACGATCGAGGAAGTCTACGAGCCCTTCCTGATCCAGCAGGGCTACCTCAAGCGCACGCCGCAAGGCCGCGTGGCCACCGAGCGCGCCTACGAGAAGTTCGGATTAAAGCCCAAGGGCGCGCAGCCGGGATTGTTCTGATCGGCGTCGCAGACGCTCCGCCCTCCAGCCGTCACGAAATCGGCATGGGAGGAGCGAGTTCCCTCGATCCCGTCTTACTCCTTCAGCCCCAGCTTGTTCAGCTTCGGGCGGATCAGGAACTGGCAGTAGGGCTGCGACCGGTTCCGGCGGTAGTAGTCCTGGTGATACCGCGGGGCGGCATAGAACTCGGACGCCGGGGCGATTTCCGTGGCCACGGGGCGAGCCAGCGTCCCC
This window of the Kiritimatiellia bacterium genome carries:
- the maf gene encoding septum formation inhibitor Maf, giving the protein MEKKESLVLASASPRRRAFLRSLGLKFRIVPPELNETPNRGERPAHYARRLAEDKATEVAARVRGPAVIIAADTIVVQGRKILQKPRDRADAARMLRALSGRWHAVISGLCVARADGGRIVRMRSRTVRTAVEFKRLTPGEIAGYIATGEPMDKAGAYAIQGIGSFMVRAIRGSYTNVVGLPVAEMVDILEQDFGLVLHLRTK
- a CDS encoding DUF503 domain-containing protein, coding for MVIGLLQATLSIPESHSLKDKRMVLRSLKDRALNKMNVSVAEVDQQDLWQAATLAFVTVAAEKDVVEQRLAAVSEHLRSDPRAILLDYETHLL
- the ruvB gene encoding Holliday junction branch migration DNA helicase RuvB codes for the protein MSERFVTDTLNKADTEFDISLRPARFADFVGQPKVRERLELFVEAARGRGDVLGHVLLSGPPGLGKTTLAYILAHAMGVNIKVTSGPVIDKPGDLAGLLTNLEKGDFLFIDEIHRLQKSVEEYLYAAMEDFVLDIVIDQGPHSRSVRLNLPRFTLVGATTRSGLLTAPLRSRFGLTARLDYYEAEALQEIITRSARILNVDVEPDGAREIADRARGTPRIANNLLAWVRDYAQVKAGNRITRDVADKALSMLDIDEHGLDEMDKRILETLLHKFSGGPVGVHSLSVSVGEEPDTIEEVYEPFLIQQGYLKRTPQGRVATERAYEKFGLKPKGAQPGLF